The Neofelis nebulosa isolate mNeoNeb1 chromosome 16, mNeoNeb1.pri, whole genome shotgun sequence genome includes a window with the following:
- the LOC131498470 gene encoding keratin-associated protein 9-9-like, producing MTHSCCSSCCQPTCCRTTCCRTTCCQPSCCGSSGCGSSCCQPCCRPTCCHTTCCRTTCCRTTCCQPSCCGSSGCGHNCGGSSGCGSSCCQPCCCPTCCQTTCCRTTCCQPSCCGSSCCGSSGCGHNCGGSSGCGSSCCQPCCCPTCCHTTCCQPSCCGSSGCGSSGCGQNCCGSHCCQPVCCTPVYCTRTCYHPTCCCLPGCLAQGSGSCCQPSCC from the coding sequence ATGACCCACTCGTGCTGTTCCTCTTGCTGCCAGCCTACGTGCtgcaggaccacctgctgccggaccacctgctgccagcccagctgctgtgggtccagcggctgtgggtccagctgctgccagccttgctgccgcccaacttgctgtcacaccacctgctgccggaccacctgctgccggaccacctgctgccagcccagctgctgtgggtccagcggctgtggacacaactgcggtgggtctagcggctgtgggtcgagctgctgccagccttgctgctgcccaaCTTGCTGTCaaaccacctgctgccggaccacctgctgccagcccagctgttgTGGGTCCAGCtgctgtgggtccagcggctgtggacacaactgcggtgggtctagcggctgtgggtcgagctgctgccagccttgctgctgcccaacttgctgtcacaccacctgctgccagcccagctgttgtgggtccagcggctgtgggtccagcggctgtggacaAAACTGCTGTGGGTCCCACTGCTGCCAGCCAGTTTGCTGTACCCCCGTGTACTGCACGAGAACCTGCTACCACCCCAcctgctgctgcctgcctgggtgCCTAGCCCAGGGCTCTGGATCCTGCTGCCAGCCCTCCTGCTGCTGA